Proteins from a genomic interval of bacterium:
- a CDS encoding DUF92 domain-containing protein translates to MILAFVLAIAVSAAAYRARVLSLGGALAAVVVGTVIFGIGGAAWAVLLLAFFVSSSALTRWRAAAKAAAGEEVVKGGRRDAVQVLANGGVATAIAALHGLRPDLALFPAFAGAIAAATADTWATEVGLLSRAAPRLITNGRRVPAGTSGGVTALGTAAVLAGGIFIGALAAALVALGWAASSTPAADVVAAASPAAGSDAGAVARIALATPAAAVLAALFDSLLGATVQAAYLCPRCDTPTERRVHRCGTRTTRIRGLAWVTNDAVNLAATAAGALVGWLSAG, encoded by the coding sequence ATGATCCTCGCCTTCGTCCTCGCCATCGCCGTCTCCGCCGCCGCGTACCGCGCCCGGGTGCTCTCGCTGGGCGGGGCGCTCGCGGCCGTCGTCGTCGGCACCGTGATCTTCGGCATCGGCGGCGCTGCGTGGGCGGTCCTGCTGCTCGCGTTCTTCGTCTCATCGAGCGCGCTCACGCGCTGGCGCGCGGCGGCCAAGGCCGCGGCCGGCGAGGAGGTGGTGAAGGGCGGGCGGCGAGACGCGGTGCAGGTGCTCGCGAACGGCGGCGTCGCGACGGCGATCGCCGCGCTCCACGGGCTGCGGCCGGACCTCGCGCTCTTCCCCGCGTTCGCGGGCGCGATCGCCGCAGCCACCGCGGACACCTGGGCCACGGAGGTCGGGCTGCTGAGCCGCGCTGCGCCGCGGCTCATCACGAACGGCCGCAGGGTGCCGGCCGGCACGTCGGGCGGCGTCACGGCGCTGGGCACGGCGGCGGTGCTCGCGGGTGGGATCTTCATCGGCGCGCTGGCCGCGGCGCTGGTGGCGCTCGGTTGGGCCGCCTCCTCGACTCCGGCAGCCGACGTCGTTGCGGCCGCCTCGCCGGCGGCGGGAAGCGACGCGGGCGCGGTCGCGCGCATCGCGCTCGCGACGCCGGCCGCCGCCGTTCTCGCCGCCCTCTTCGACAGCCTGCTCGGCGCGACGGTGCAGGCCGCCTACCTCTGCCCGCGCTGCGACACGCCCACCGAGCGGCGCGTGCACCGCTGCGGTACGCGCACGACCCGTATCCGCGGGCTCGCCTGGGTCACCAACGATGCCGTGAACCTCGCCGCGACGGCGGCGGGGGCGTTGGTCGGCTGGTTGTCGGCGGGGTAG
- a CDS encoding asparaginase, producing MSDTLSRREFLVTTALTGAAASAGLAGAHPLFAGGRAPAVHVHAARPVVVASANGHHYRNGGTETAVERAFRMITEGADVLDAVIAGVNIVELDPEDMSVGYGGLPNADGVVQLDASCMHGPRRRAGAVAALEGVRTPSLVAKMVLEVTDHHLLVGKDAQRFARMMGFTIEDDLNTPRSRELWLEWKRRTDPSHYPPPPTSDSTSRDDEADDSASGEAADLRSYLDRAEAGWRAALAMAAEGLIDPEHLYGTINCNAVNSAGHICGVTTTSGLAWKIPGRVGDSPILGAGLYVDGDVGAAGSTGRGEANLFGLCSFLIVEEMRRGTSPKDAGIEACRRIQRNTIEPRLLNSRGLPNFNVNFYIVNARGEYAGVSLYPSRYAVCTEAGPRILDTEALFEGRPTD from the coding sequence ATGAGCGACACGTTGAGTCGCCGCGAGTTCCTGGTCACGACCGCGTTGACGGGCGCAGCGGCGTCCGCAGGGCTGGCGGGAGCGCATCCGCTGTTCGCCGGCGGGCGGGCGCCGGCCGTGCACGTGCACGCGGCAAGGCCGGTCGTCGTGGCATCCGCGAACGGGCACCACTACCGCAACGGCGGCACGGAGACGGCGGTCGAGCGGGCGTTCCGCATGATCACGGAAGGCGCGGACGTGCTGGACGCGGTGATCGCCGGCGTGAACATCGTCGAGCTGGACCCCGAGGACATGAGTGTCGGCTACGGCGGACTGCCGAACGCGGACGGCGTGGTCCAGCTCGATGCCTCGTGCATGCACGGGCCGCGGCGGCGCGCGGGTGCGGTCGCCGCGCTCGAAGGCGTGCGTACCCCGTCGCTCGTCGCGAAGATGGTGCTCGAGGTGACGGACCACCACCTGCTGGTGGGCAAGGATGCGCAGCGCTTCGCTCGCATGATGGGCTTCACCATCGAGGACGACCTCAACACGCCACGCTCCCGCGAGCTGTGGCTCGAGTGGAAGCGGCGCACGGATCCGTCGCACTACCCGCCGCCGCCGACGTCGGACTCCACGAGTCGTGACGACGAGGCCGATGACAGCGCGTCGGGCGAGGCGGCCGACCTCCGCTCGTACCTCGACCGCGCGGAGGCGGGCTGGCGCGCGGCGCTCGCCATGGCGGCCGAGGGGCTGATCGACCCGGAGCACTTGTACGGCACCATTAACTGCAACGCCGTGAACAGCGCCGGCCACATCTGTGGTGTGACGACGACCAGCGGGCTGGCATGGAAGATCCCGGGCCGCGTGGGCGACTCGCCCATCCTCGGCGCGGGACTGTACGTGGATGGGGATGTCGGGGCCGCCGGCTCCACGGGCAGGGGGGAGGCGAACCTGTTCGGGCTGTGCTCGTTCCTGATCGTCGAGGAGATGCGGCGGGGCACGAGTCCGAAGGACGCGGGGATCGAGGCGTGCCGGCGCATCCAGCGCAACACCATCGAGCCGCGGCTGCTGAATTCGCGGGGACTGCCCAACTTCAACGTGAACTTCTACATCGTGAACGCGCGCGGCGAGTACGCGGGCGTCTCGCTCTACCCCTCGCGTTACGCCGTCTGCACCGAGGCCGGGCCGCGGATCCTGGACACGGAGGCCCTGTTCGAAGGCCGGCCCACGGACTGA
- a CDS encoding alpha-glucan phosphorylase: MMSPDPRAEGAESGRDLHPAAAWFPEPPDPLRNLWWLWRPRPGGSFDHTAADGAPPAGVAPVGATAFSCSALPAAGHTSPADLAALRAYLDADDTWFHRRLPSVHGLRVAYFCAEFGLLEPLPVYAGGLGVLAGDHLKSASDLGVPLVGVGLLYREGYFTQRVDADGWQTELYRRIEPESLPLTLERRADGKPLVVSAPFLDHRVHAQVWRLDVGRVPLYLLDTDIPQNSAEDRRITDRLYGGDIEHRLRQEIVLGICGMRALAALGRTPTVLHLNEGHAAFAAVERVRQAIGGHHGVFHAAAQRLRDGVVFTTHTPVPAGHDVFPPDLMERYLGGYVWEMREPWDRFLALGRWDPSNPHEPFNMTLLALRLAGHCNGVSRLHGAVSRRMFRGVWPEVPEDEVPITHVTNGVHLATWVAPPMARLYEEHIGPAWRDQVDDIHWHAALHLPLDALWRARCEQRAALVARVRERLAEQCERRGDDAGWTTRALDPDVLTIGFARRFATYKRATLLLTDEARLERMIAAGNVQFIFAGKAHPHDDPGREFLHRVFRFAARPDVRERFVFLEDYDLAIAHELVAGADVWLNVPRRPREASATSGMKAAANGALNLSIPDGWWAEAWAEHNALPHPIGWCIETEEAGDDEEQDRRDAEALYGLLETEVIPLFYRREGDAPPIEWCERIRASIRQILPYFNTHRMVAEYTERFYATAHEAGARRPDAPAPGTAVAAS, translated from the coding sequence ATGATGTCCCCGGACCCGCGTGCGGAGGGCGCCGAAAGCGGCCGCGACCTCCATCCCGCGGCAGCATGGTTCCCTGAGCCGCCGGACCCGCTCCGCAACCTGTGGTGGCTGTGGCGCCCGCGCCCGGGCGGCTCCTTCGACCACACGGCAGCCGACGGTGCACCGCCCGCAGGCGTGGCCCCCGTCGGTGCAACCGCCTTTTCTTGCTCCGCGCTGCCGGCCGCCGGCCATACCTCGCCCGCCGACCTCGCCGCGTTGCGCGCCTACCTGGATGCCGACGACACGTGGTTCCACCGCCGGCTCCCTTCGGTGCACGGGCTGCGCGTCGCGTACTTCTGCGCGGAATTCGGGCTGCTGGAGCCGCTCCCCGTTTACGCCGGCGGGCTCGGCGTGCTCGCTGGCGACCACCTCAAGTCCGCGAGCGACCTGGGCGTGCCGCTCGTCGGCGTGGGTCTGCTCTACCGCGAAGGCTACTTCACGCAACGCGTGGACGCCGACGGCTGGCAGACCGAACTCTACAGGCGCATCGAGCCCGAGTCGCTGCCACTCACGCTCGAGCGCCGCGCGGACGGCAAGCCGCTCGTCGTCTCGGCGCCGTTCCTCGACCACCGCGTCCACGCGCAGGTCTGGCGCCTCGACGTGGGCCGCGTGCCGCTCTACCTCCTGGATACGGACATTCCCCAGAACAGCGCCGAGGATCGCCGCATCACGGATCGGCTCTACGGCGGCGACATCGAGCACCGCCTGCGCCAGGAGATCGTGCTCGGGATCTGCGGCATGCGCGCGCTGGCCGCGCTCGGCCGCACGCCCACGGTGCTCCACCTCAACGAAGGCCACGCCGCGTTCGCGGCGGTCGAGCGCGTGCGTCAGGCCATCGGCGGGCATCACGGCGTGTTCCATGCCGCGGCGCAACGCCTGCGCGACGGCGTCGTCTTCACCACTCACACGCCCGTGCCCGCGGGCCACGACGTGTTCCCACCCGACCTGATGGAGCGCTACCTGGGCGGCTACGTCTGGGAGATGCGGGAGCCCTGGGACCGCTTCCTCGCCCTCGGCCGCTGGGATCCGTCGAACCCGCACGAGCCGTTCAACATGACCCTCCTCGCGCTGCGGCTCGCCGGCCACTGCAACGGCGTGAGCCGGCTGCACGGCGCGGTCTCGCGGCGCATGTTCCGCGGCGTGTGGCCGGAGGTCCCGGAAGACGAGGTGCCCATCACCCACGTCACCAACGGCGTACATCTCGCCACGTGGGTCGCACCGCCCATGGCGCGCCTCTACGAGGAACACATCGGCCCCGCATGGCGCGACCAGGTGGACGACATCCACTGGCACGCGGCGCTACACCTGCCGCTGGATGCGCTGTGGCGGGCCCGCTGTGAGCAGCGGGCCGCGCTCGTCGCCCGGGTCCGTGAGCGCCTTGCCGAGCAGTGCGAGCGGAGAGGCGACGACGCGGGGTGGACGACGCGGGCGCTGGACCCCGATGTGCTCACCATCGGCTTCGCGCGCCGCTTCGCCACGTACAAGCGCGCAACGCTGCTGCTCACCGACGAGGCGCGGCTGGAACGGATGATCGCAGCAGGCAACGTCCAGTTCATCTTCGCCGGCAAAGCGCACCCGCACGACGATCCCGGCCGCGAGTTCCTGCACCGCGTCTTCCGGTTCGCCGCGCGGCCGGACGTCCGGGAACGGTTCGTCTTCCTCGAGGACTACGACCTCGCGATCGCGCACGAGCTGGTCGCCGGCGCGGACGTGTGGCTGAACGTGCCGCGCCGGCCGCGCGAGGCGAGCGCCACCAGCGGGATGAAGGCCGCGGCCAACGGCGCGCTCAACCTGAGCATCCCGGACGGGTGGTGGGCCGAGGCGTGGGCCGAGCACAACGCGCTGCCGCACCCGATCGGCTGGTGCATCGAGACCGAGGAGGCGGGGGACGACGAGGAGCAGGACCGCCGGGATGCCGAGGCGTTGTACGGGCTGCTCGAGACCGAGGTGATCCCGCTCTTCTACCGCCGCGAGGGCGACGCACCGCCGATCGAGTGGTGCGAGCGGATCCGCGCCTCGATCCGCCAGATCCTGCCGTACTTCAACACGCACCGCATGGTCGCCGAGTACACGGAGCGGTTCTACGCGACCGCCCACGAGGCCGGCGCACGTCGGCCGGATGCGCCGGCGCCGGGCACCGCGGTCGCAGCAAGCTGA
- a CDS encoding CDP-alcohol phosphatidyltransferase — MRRRRAPRSQQAETAMANRHPEPGRTDASGAPHHERTSEFLLARFERKVLPRIARALPDRVVPDHMTALGLLASTLIAVAYLLSRRNEAWLWAASALLVVQWFGDSLDGTLARVRRTERPRYGYYLDHITDAYSTSIIGLGLGLSDFMLTAVALAVVVVYLMMSINVYLETYVFGEFRFSYGRLGPTEVRLILILLNTVALLWRPVLFEVAGIPVTGFDIAGAAAAVAMLGLLLGRVVTNLRTLGRLEPPGRRREE, encoded by the coding sequence ATGCGCCGGCGCCGGGCACCGCGGTCGCAGCAAGCTGAGACAGCCATGGCCAATCGACACCCGGAGCCGGGACGCACCGACGCGAGCGGCGCGCCGCATCACGAGCGTACGTCGGAGTTCTTGCTGGCGCGCTTCGAACGGAAGGTACTGCCGCGCATCGCCCGCGCGCTGCCCGACCGCGTCGTGCCGGACCACATGACGGCGCTCGGGCTTCTCGCCTCGACGCTGATCGCGGTCGCGTACCTGCTCTCGCGCCGGAACGAGGCGTGGCTATGGGCAGCCAGCGCGCTGCTCGTCGTCCAGTGGTTCGGCGACAGTCTGGACGGCACGCTCGCCCGCGTCCGCCGCACTGAGCGGCCGCGCTACGGCTACTACCTGGACCACATCACGGACGCGTACTCGACCAGCATCATCGGGCTGGGCCTCGGGCTCTCCGACTTCATGCTCACCGCGGTGGCGCTCGCCGTCGTCGTCGTGTACCTGATGATGTCCATCAACGTCTACCTCGAGACGTACGTCTTTGGCGAGTTCCGCTTCAGCTACGGCAGGCTCGGGCCGACCGAGGTCCGCCTGATCCTGATCCTGCTGAACACGGTCGCGTTGCTGTGGCGCCCCGTGCTGTTCGAGGTCGCCGGCATCCCGGTGACGGGGTTCGACATCGCGGGCGCCGCGGCGGCCGTGGCCATGCTCGGGCTGCTCCTGGGCCGCGTGGTGACGAACCTGCGCACGCTCGGGCGGCTGGAGCCGCCGGGACGGCGGCGGGAGGAGTGA
- a CDS encoding protease, whose amino-acid sequence MGKKILMLVGDFVEDYEVMVPFQALQAVGHTVHAVCPGKKAGETVRTAIHDFEGDQTYSEKRGHNFRLNASFADVRPEDYDALVIAGGRAPEYIRLDEGVIRAVRHFFDADKPVAAICHGAQVLTAADVVKGRRVSAYPAVGPEVRLAGGEYVDVPMDQAVTDGNLVTAPAWPAHPAWIAQFLEVLGTRIVHEEATAAAR is encoded by the coding sequence ATGGGTAAGAAGATCCTCATGCTGGTCGGCGACTTCGTCGAGGACTACGAGGTCATGGTGCCGTTCCAGGCGCTCCAGGCTGTCGGCCACACGGTTCACGCAGTGTGTCCCGGGAAGAAAGCCGGGGAGACGGTGCGGACGGCCATCCACGACTTCGAGGGCGACCAGACCTACAGCGAGAAGCGGGGCCACAACTTCCGGCTGAACGCGTCGTTCGCCGATGTGCGGCCCGAGGATTACGACGCGCTGGTGATCGCGGGCGGCCGCGCGCCCGAGTACATCCGGCTGGATGAGGGCGTGATCCGGGCCGTTCGTCACTTCTTCGATGCGGACAAGCCGGTCGCGGCGATCTGCCACGGGGCGCAGGTCCTCACGGCGGCGGACGTCGTCAAGGGGCGTCGCGTCTCGGCGTATCCCGCCGTCGGGCCGGAGGTACGGCTCGCGGGCGGGGAGTACGTGGACGTCCCGATGGACCAGGCCGTGACGGACGGGAACCTGGTCACGGCGCCGGCTTGGCCCGCGCATCCGGCCTGGATCGCCCAGTTCCTCGAGGTGCTGGGGACGCGGATCGTACACGAGGAGGCGACTGCAGCGGCGCGTTGA
- a CDS encoding IS1595 family transposase: MELWGEYARCMLEAVSVREAARRLGMNKDTAFRWRHRILAVLERATHPAPQGIVELCETRFPHSEKGRRIPGRNPRRRGIPPGREYRADSPWVCVVVACDRAGGATSGSAGRGRPRAVVLREWLLPALGRPCTLVGTAGRYSAYALACARTDVVYHQAPRHPSAARRGAFLLDSTARAQARVVRLRTWLRRFRGVATRYLDNYLRWHLAVDAEPTGLVGPAGGWALVGLGRIPR, translated from the coding sequence GTGGAGCTGTGGGGCGAGTATGCGCGCTGCATGCTGGAGGCCGTCAGCGTTCGGGAGGCGGCGAGGCGGTTGGGGATGAACAAGGACACAGCGTTCCGTTGGCGGCATCGGATCCTCGCCGTCCTCGAGCGGGCGACACACCCGGCGCCGCAAGGGATCGTGGAGCTGTGCGAGACGCGCTTTCCGCATTCGGAGAAGGGGCGTCGGATACCGGGGCGGAATCCGCGGCGTCGCGGCATACCGCCCGGCCGTGAGTACCGGGCCGACAGCCCGTGGGTTTGCGTGGTGGTGGCGTGCGATCGAGCGGGTGGAGCGACGAGCGGGAGCGCTGGTCGGGGCCGTCCGAGGGCTGTGGTGTTGCGCGAGTGGCTGCTTCCGGCGCTGGGCCGTCCGTGCACGCTCGTCGGTACGGCAGGCCGATACAGTGCATACGCCCTCGCCTGCGCGCGGACCGACGTGGTCTACCATCAGGCGCCGCGTCATCCGTCGGCTGCCCGTAGGGGCGCGTTCCTGCTGGATTCGACGGCGCGGGCGCAGGCGAGAGTGGTTCGCCTGCGTACGTGGCTGCGGCGGTTCCGCGGTGTCGCAACCCGGTACCTCGACAATTACCTGCGCTGGCACCTGGCGGTGGATGCAGAGCCGACGGGCCTGGTGGGGCCGGCCGGTGGCTGGGCGCTGGTGGGGTTGGGACGGATCCCGAGGTGA